The following proteins are co-located in the Streptomyces sp. NBC_00435 genome:
- a CDS encoding putative quinol monooxygenase, with the protein MTTTVEYIRYRIALDDQPAFEDAYVRAAEALAASPECVEYELARCEEEPERYILRIRWTSVDAHLNGFRKGEHFPAFFSAIRPYVTAIEEMQHYLVTQVAGPGKASTSS; encoded by the coding sequence ATGACCACCACCGTCGAGTACATCCGCTACCGGATCGCATTGGACGACCAGCCCGCCTTCGAGGACGCCTACGTCAGGGCCGCCGAGGCCCTGGCCGCCTCGCCGGAGTGCGTCGAGTACGAACTGGCCCGCTGCGAGGAGGAACCCGAGCGCTACATCCTCCGCATCCGCTGGACCTCGGTCGACGCCCACCTGAACGGATTCCGCAAGGGCGAGCACTTCCCGGCGTTCTTCAGCGCGATCCGCCCGTACGTCACGGCCATCGAGGAAATGCAGCACTACCTCGTCACCCAGGTGGCCGGCCCCGGAAAGGCTTCCACCTCGTCATGA
- a CDS encoding group II truncated hemoglobin — protein sequence MSSTPGTTPTIYEWLGGAEAMSRLTDAFYAHALRDEILAPVFAGMDSEHPQHVAVWLSEVFGGPKEYTAAHGGHQHMATKHLGRAITEGQRRRWVDLLMDTADEVGLPTDPEFRAVFAYYIEWGTRMALIYSGPNPPPVDAAEIPVWSWGRTPPWIPKG from the coding sequence ATGAGCAGCACACCCGGTACCACGCCGACCATCTACGAGTGGCTGGGCGGGGCGGAGGCGATGAGCCGCCTCACGGACGCCTTCTACGCCCACGCCCTGCGGGACGAGATCCTGGCCCCGGTCTTCGCCGGCATGGACTCGGAGCACCCCCAGCACGTCGCCGTCTGGCTGTCGGAGGTCTTCGGCGGCCCGAAGGAGTACACCGCGGCCCACGGCGGTCACCAGCACATGGCCACCAAGCACCTGGGCCGCGCCATCACCGAAGGACAGCGCCGCCGCTGGGTGGACCTGCTGATGGACACGGCCGACGAGGTGGGCCTGCCCACCGACCCGGAGTTCCGTGCCGTCTTCGCGTACTACATCGAGTGGGGCACCCGGATGGCCCTGATCTACTCGGGCCCCAACCCGCCCCCGGTCGACGCGGCCGAGATCCCCGTCTGGTCCTGGGGCCGGACCCCGCCCTGGATCCCGAAGGGCTAG
- a CDS encoding barstar family protein, which produces MTLDPQPLAPAVAAAEAAGWTTVRLDLDGVRSKAELMRRCRGALRLPEYFGENWDALADALRDLSWLPDAAGRLVAVTSWRAYAAARPGDWETLREILEEAVDFWREGDGAGLTVLLAEPEPERKPEPGPEEKPRPGPAAGATPRTPRLKRRRG; this is translated from the coding sequence ATGACTCTGGACCCGCAGCCCCTGGCCCCTGCCGTGGCCGCCGCCGAAGCCGCGGGCTGGACGACCGTACGGCTCGATCTGGACGGCGTACGGAGCAAGGCGGAGCTGATGCGGCGCTGCCGGGGCGCGCTGCGGCTGCCGGAGTACTTCGGGGAGAACTGGGACGCGCTGGCCGATGCGCTGCGGGACCTGTCGTGGCTGCCGGATGCCGCGGGGCGGCTGGTGGCGGTGACCTCGTGGCGTGCGTACGCCGCCGCGCGGCCGGGCGACTGGGAGACCCTGCGGGAGATCCTGGAGGAGGCGGTGGACTTCTGGCGCGAGGGCGACGGGGCCGGCCTGACCGTGCTGCTGGCCGAGCCCGAGCCCGAGCGGAAGCCCGAGCCCGGTCCCGAGGAGAAGCCCAGGCCCGGGCCGGCTGCCGGGGCCACGCCCCGGACCCCGCGCCTCAAACGCCGGCGAGGCTGA
- a CDS encoding ribonuclease domain-containing protein — MIFRNVPRSLLRVLRVVFLCAALVGAVGCSGKTPAPAAATSTSASAGSGVDVAPSGVASSAVPTPRWAKGMATVRAAALPQQAREVLALIDKGGPYQYRQDGTVFGNFEKVLPQQKRGYYHEFTVKTPGERDRGARRIVTGGGGEFFYTDDHYETFKAVLR, encoded by the coding sequence ATGATCTTTCGGAACGTGCCCCGATCGTTGCTGCGTGTGCTGAGGGTCGTGTTCCTCTGCGCGGCGCTGGTCGGTGCGGTGGGCTGCAGCGGGAAGACTCCCGCACCTGCCGCGGCCACCAGTACGAGCGCGAGTGCCGGCTCCGGCGTTGACGTCGCCCCGAGCGGGGTGGCGAGTTCCGCCGTGCCGACGCCCCGATGGGCGAAGGGGATGGCGACCGTACGGGCTGCGGCGTTGCCGCAGCAGGCCCGGGAAGTGCTCGCGCTGATCGACAAGGGCGGGCCGTACCAGTACCGGCAGGACGGGACCGTCTTCGGCAATTTCGAGAAGGTCCTGCCCCAGCAGAAGCGTGGTTACTACCACGAGTTCACCGTGAAGACGCCCGGTGAGCGGGACCGCGGGGCCCGGCGGATCGTGACCGGTGGGGGCGGGGAGTTCTTCTACACGGACGACCACTACGAGACCTTCAAGGCGGTTCTCCGATGA
- a CDS encoding sugar-binding transcriptional regulator, with protein MSAGRSALRMGPAELVQAAAMARRFYLEGKSKIQIAEEFGVSRFKVARVLETALERDLVRIEIRVPAELDAERSDALRARYGLRHAVVVESPADATEDAPDPENLGAVAADLLGELVNEGDVLGLAWGRSTIHMAASLHRLPPCTVVQLTGVYDAGTAERGSVEAVRRAAQVSGGDAHPIYAPMLLPDPATAAALRGQTGIARAFEYFDKVTVAAVSIGSWEPGISTVHDMLSDEERAHYASLGVAAEMSAHLFDAEGRRVGRDLGERCITVEADRLRRIPEVVAIAGGLRKASAIGAVLRSGLVTSLVTDTAVADYLLTESQPGLRPALERADPDE; from the coding sequence ATGTCGGCGGGACGGTCAGCCCTGCGGATGGGACCCGCGGAGCTGGTGCAGGCGGCGGCCATGGCGCGCCGCTTCTACCTGGAGGGGAAGTCCAAGATCCAGATCGCCGAGGAGTTCGGCGTGAGCCGCTTCAAGGTGGCCCGGGTCCTGGAGACCGCTCTGGAGCGCGACCTCGTACGCATCGAGATCCGGGTGCCGGCCGAGCTGGACGCGGAGCGCTCCGACGCCCTGCGCGCCCGGTACGGGCTGCGGCACGCCGTGGTGGTGGAGTCCCCGGCGGACGCCACCGAGGACGCGCCGGACCCGGAGAACCTGGGTGCGGTGGCCGCCGATCTGCTGGGCGAGCTCGTCAACGAGGGCGATGTACTGGGCCTCGCGTGGGGGCGCTCCACCATCCACATGGCCGCCTCCCTGCACCGGCTGCCTCCCTGCACCGTGGTCCAGCTGACGGGCGTGTACGACGCCGGGACGGCCGAGCGCGGGTCCGTGGAGGCCGTGCGCAGGGCCGCGCAGGTGTCGGGCGGCGACGCCCACCCCATCTACGCCCCGATGCTGCTGCCCGATCCGGCCACGGCGGCCGCCCTGCGCGGCCAGACGGGGATCGCGCGGGCCTTCGAGTACTTCGACAAGGTGACGGTCGCCGCCGTCTCCATCGGGTCCTGGGAGCCGGGCATCTCCACCGTCCACGACATGCTGAGCGACGAGGAGCGGGCGCACTACGCCTCGCTGGGCGTCGCCGCCGAGATGTCGGCCCACCTCTTCGACGCGGAGGGCCGCCGGGTCGGGCGGGACCTCGGCGAGCGCTGCATCACGGTGGAGGCGGACCGACTGCGCCGGATCCCCGAGGTCGTGGCCATCGCGGGCGGGCTGCGCAAGGCCTCCGCGATCGGCGCGGTACTGCGCTCGGGCCTCGTGACGAGCCTGGTCACCGACACGGCCGTGGCGGACTATCTGCTGACCGAATCGCAGCCCGGGCTGCGGCCGGCACTGGAGCGGGCCGACCCCGACGAGTGA
- the rpe gene encoding ribulose-phosphate 3-epimerase — MAVQINPSILSADFARLAEEAKAVQGADWLHVDVMDNHFVPNLTLGVPVVESLSRATDIPLDLHLMIEDPDRWAPQYIEAGAGSVTFHAEAAAAPVRLAREIRAKGARASMALKPATPIEQYEDILPELDMLLIMTVEPGFGGQPFLDIMLPKIRRTRELITRHGLELWLQVDGGVSATTIERCAEAGADVFVAGSAVYGAVDPAAAVRTLREQAGAAISAAPWACDH, encoded by the coding sequence ATGGCCGTTCAGATCAATCCCAGCATCTTGTCCGCCGACTTCGCCCGGCTCGCCGAGGAGGCGAAGGCCGTCCAGGGGGCCGACTGGCTGCACGTCGACGTCATGGACAACCACTTCGTCCCGAACCTCACGCTCGGCGTGCCGGTCGTGGAGTCGCTGAGCCGGGCTACGGACATCCCGCTCGATCTGCACCTCATGATCGAGGACCCCGACCGCTGGGCCCCGCAGTACATCGAGGCCGGCGCGGGCTCCGTGACCTTCCACGCCGAGGCGGCGGCCGCCCCCGTGCGGCTGGCGCGCGAGATCAGGGCCAAGGGGGCGCGCGCGTCCATGGCGCTGAAGCCGGCGACGCCCATCGAGCAGTACGAGGACATCCTTCCCGAGCTCGACATGCTGCTGATCATGACGGTGGAGCCCGGCTTCGGCGGCCAGCCCTTCCTCGACATCATGCTGCCCAAGATCCGCCGTACCCGTGAGCTGATCACCAGGCACGGTCTGGAGCTGTGGCTCCAGGTCGACGGAGGGGTTTCCGCCACGACCATCGAGCGGTGCGCCGAGGCCGGCGCGGACGTGTTCGTCGCGGGCAGCGCGGTCTACGGAGCGGTCGATCCGGCGGCCGCCGTACGCACGCTGCGTGAGCAGGCGGGTGCCGCGATCTCCGCCGCGCCCTGGGCTTGCGACCACTGA
- a CDS encoding RsmB/NOP family class I SAM-dependent RNA methyltransferase, whose amino-acid sequence MSEQPPRRPAKSAKSAKPYRRPQKDPVRMLAFEVLRAVDERDAYANLVLPPLLKKARKDETFQARDAALATELVYGTLRRQGTYDAVIKACIDRPLREVDPPVLDVLSLGAHQLLGTRIPTHAAVSASVELARVVLGDGRAKFVNAVLRKISAHDLDGWLEKVAPPYEDDAEEHLAVFHSHPRWVVSALWDSLGGGRAGIEDLLEADNERPEVTLVARPGRSTAEELLEAVGEDSALPGRWSPYAVRMAEGGEPGALEAVRDGRAGVQDEGSQLVAMALAAVPVEGRDERWLDGCAGPGGKAALLAALAAQRGAFLLASEKQPHRARLVEKALAGNPGPYQVITADGTRPPWLPGSFDRVLMDVPCSGLGALRRRPEARWRRRPEDLEAFAPLQRGLLREALSAVRVGGVVGYATCSPHLAETRVVVEDVLKGRGAGASPLEAELVDARPYMQGVPALGDGPDVQLWPHLHGTDAMYLALIRRTG is encoded by the coding sequence GTGAGCGAACAGCCCCCCCGTCGCCCGGCCAAGTCCGCAAAGTCGGCCAAGCCCTACCGGCGGCCCCAGAAGGACCCCGTCCGGATGCTGGCCTTCGAGGTGCTGAGGGCGGTGGACGAGCGCGACGCCTACGCGAACCTCGTGCTGCCGCCGCTGCTGAAGAAGGCCCGCAAGGACGAGACCTTCCAGGCACGTGACGCGGCGCTGGCCACCGAGCTGGTGTACGGGACGCTGCGCCGCCAGGGCACGTACGACGCGGTCATCAAGGCCTGCATCGACCGGCCGCTGCGCGAGGTCGACCCGCCGGTCCTCGACGTGCTCTCGCTCGGCGCGCACCAGCTGCTGGGCACCCGGATCCCCACCCACGCGGCGGTGTCCGCGAGCGTGGAGCTGGCCCGGGTGGTCCTCGGGGACGGGCGGGCGAAGTTCGTCAACGCGGTGCTGCGGAAGATCTCCGCGCACGACCTGGACGGTTGGCTGGAGAAGGTGGCGCCGCCGTACGAGGACGACGCCGAGGAGCACCTCGCCGTCTTCCATTCGCACCCGCGGTGGGTCGTCAGCGCCCTGTGGGACTCGCTGGGCGGCGGGCGGGCCGGGATCGAGGACCTGCTGGAGGCCGACAACGAGCGGCCCGAGGTCACGCTGGTCGCGCGGCCGGGCCGGTCCACGGCCGAGGAGCTGCTGGAGGCGGTCGGCGAGGACTCGGCGCTGCCGGGGCGCTGGTCCCCGTACGCGGTCCGGATGGCCGAGGGCGGTGAACCGGGCGCGCTGGAGGCGGTGCGCGACGGCCGCGCCGGTGTCCAGGACGAGGGCAGCCAGCTGGTGGCGATGGCCCTGGCGGCCGTCCCGGTCGAGGGCCGCGACGAGCGGTGGCTGGACGGCTGCGCGGGACCGGGCGGCAAGGCGGCGCTGCTCGCGGCGCTCGCCGCCCAGCGCGGCGCGTTCCTGCTGGCCTCCGAGAAGCAGCCGCACCGGGCCCGGCTCGTCGAGAAGGCGCTCGCCGGCAACCCCGGCCCGTACCAGGTCATCACGGCGGACGGGACCCGTCCGCCGTGGCTGCCGGGCTCGTTCGACCGGGTCCTGATGGACGTGCCCTGCTCGGGCCTGGGCGCGCTGCGCCGCCGCCCCGAGGCGCGCTGGCGCCGTCGGCCGGAGGACCTGGAGGCCTTCGCGCCGCTCCAGCGCGGCCTGCTGCGCGAGGCCCTGTCGGCGGTCCGGGTGGGCGGTGTCGTGGGCTACGCGACCTGCTCCCCGCACCTGGCGGAGACCCGGGTGGTCGTGGAGGACGTACTGAAGGGGCGCGGCGCGGGCGCTTCCCCCCTCGAGGCGGAACTGGTCGACGCGCGGCCGTACATGCAGGGGGTGCCGGCGCTGGGGGACGGCCCGGACGTTCAGCTGTGGCCGCACCTGCACGGGACCGACGCCATGTACCTGGCGCTGATCCGGCGGACCGGATAG
- the fmt gene encoding methionyl-tRNA formyltransferase: MKLVFAGTPEVAVPALDALIASGRHEVAAVVTRPDAPAGRGRHLVASPVAERAVEAGIEVLKPARPRDPDFQARLREIAPDCCPVVAYGALIPKSALDIPAHGWVNLHFSLLPAWRGAAPVQQSIMAGDQVTGASTFRIEEGLDTGPVFGILTEEIRPTDTSGDLLTRLAFAGSGLLVATMDGIEDGTLRAVEQPADGISLAPKITVEDARVDWTAPAMRVDRLVRGCTPAPGAWTVFRAERLKLVSVGLAPDRTDLRPGDLAVGKNNVHVGTGSHAVELLWVQPQGKKPMKAADWARGVRIAPGERLGGGTDVG; the protein is encoded by the coding sequence GTGAAGCTCGTCTTCGCAGGCACCCCCGAGGTCGCCGTGCCCGCCCTGGACGCTCTGATCGCCTCCGGGCGTCACGAGGTCGCCGCCGTCGTCACCCGGCCCGACGCCCCGGCCGGCCGGGGACGCCACCTCGTCGCCAGCCCCGTGGCCGAGCGCGCGGTGGAAGCGGGCATCGAGGTGCTCAAGCCCGCCCGGCCGCGCGACCCGGATTTCCAGGCCCGGCTGCGCGAGATCGCCCCGGACTGCTGCCCGGTCGTGGCGTACGGCGCGCTGATCCCCAAGAGCGCCCTGGACATCCCCGCGCACGGCTGGGTCAACCTGCACTTCTCGCTGCTGCCCGCCTGGCGCGGTGCCGCCCCCGTCCAGCAGTCGATCATGGCGGGGGACCAGGTCACCGGTGCCTCCACCTTCCGGATCGAGGAGGGGCTGGACACCGGCCCGGTCTTCGGGATCCTCACCGAGGAGATCCGGCCCACCGACACCAGTGGTGACCTGCTGACCCGCCTGGCCTTCGCCGGGTCCGGACTGCTGGTGGCGACCATGGACGGCATCGAGGACGGCACCCTGCGCGCGGTGGAGCAGCCCGCGGACGGGATCTCGCTCGCGCCGAAGATCACCGTCGAGGACGCCCGGGTCGACTGGACGGCCCCCGCGATGCGCGTCGACCGGCTGGTGCGCGGCTGCACGCCGGCGCCCGGCGCGTGGACGGTCTTCCGCGCGGAGCGGCTCAAGCTGGTCTCGGTCGGGCTGGCCCCGGACCGCACGGACCTGCGTCCGGGAGACCTGGCCGTGGGCAAGAACAACGTCCACGTCGGCACGGGCTCGCACGCCGTGGAGCTGCTCTGGGTGCAGCCGCAGGGCAAGAAGCCGATGAAGGCCGCCGACTGGGCGCGTGGCGTGCGGATCGCTCCCGGCGAGCGGCTCGGCGGCGGGACCGACGTAGGCTGA
- a CDS encoding primosomal protein N' — protein MSSANESEQRFGDESPAGPPEQLALIREMVAEAKAKAPKAKPRTWRGAAVAEELPVARVLVNKGVLHLDRLFDYAVPAELSGTALPGVRVRVRFGAGGHRVHGGRREGGGLIDGFVIERRADSDYNGALAALAQVVSPEVVLGPRMLALARAVADRYAGSLADVLQLALPARSARAEAKPSPEPLPPPAAPEPAGWERYGAGPAFLRALATGGTPRAVWTALPGPGWADELARAMAATLASGRGALAVVPDGRTAARVDAALTALLGEGRHALLTAESGPEKRYRQWLAVSRGSVRAVVGTRAAMFAPVRDLGLVAIWDDGDSSHSDVHAPFPHVREVLELRAVTDGCGFLAGSTSCTVEAAQLVESGWARPLVADRETVRTYAPRIRTVGDELLARDGAARAARLPSVAWETVREGLRTGPVLVQVPRRGYVPRLACERCRTPARCTVCAGPLEAPDERDLHCGWCGRQESSWHCQECGSFRLRAQVVGARRTAEELGRAFPAVPVRTSGRDHVLDEVPDRPALVVSTPGAEPVAAGAGYAAALLLDGWAMLSRPDLRAGEDALRRWIAAASLVRGEGQVVVVAEPTLRPVQALVRWDPVGHAVRELAERAQLGFPPVSRMAAVAGRGEVVEAFLAGAGLPADAEILGPVPMPGRRGEPSPGERALVRVPPGSGAALAAALKAAQTARLTRGVPASEAVRIRIDPLDIG, from the coding sequence GTGAGCAGCGCGAACGAGTCCGAGCAGCGGTTCGGGGACGAGAGTCCCGCAGGCCCGCCGGAGCAGCTCGCCCTGATCCGGGAGATGGTCGCCGAAGCCAAGGCCAAGGCACCCAAGGCGAAACCCCGTACCTGGCGCGGAGCCGCCGTCGCCGAGGAGCTCCCGGTCGCCCGGGTCCTGGTCAACAAGGGCGTGCTCCACCTCGACCGGCTCTTCGACTACGCGGTCCCCGCCGAACTCTCCGGGACCGCCCTGCCGGGCGTCCGTGTCCGTGTCCGCTTCGGCGCCGGGGGCCACCGTGTCCACGGCGGCCGCCGCGAGGGCGGCGGGCTCATCGACGGCTTCGTCATCGAGCGCCGCGCCGACTCCGACTACAACGGCGCGCTCGCGGCCCTCGCCCAGGTCGTCTCGCCCGAGGTCGTGCTCGGCCCCCGCATGCTCGCCCTCGCCCGCGCCGTAGCCGACCGGTACGCGGGCAGCCTCGCCGACGTGCTCCAGCTCGCCCTGCCGGCGCGCAGCGCCCGCGCCGAGGCCAAGCCGTCCCCCGAGCCGCTGCCCCCGCCCGCCGCCCCCGAGCCCGCCGGCTGGGAGCGGTACGGCGCCGGGCCGGCCTTTCTGCGGGCCCTGGCCACCGGTGGTACCCCGCGTGCCGTGTGGACGGCCCTGCCCGGCCCGGGCTGGGCCGACGAGCTGGCCCGTGCCATGGCCGCGACCCTCGCCTCCGGGCGCGGCGCCCTCGCCGTGGTCCCCGACGGGCGCACCGCCGCCCGCGTCGACGCTGCCCTGACCGCCCTGCTCGGCGAGGGGCGGCACGCGCTGCTGACCGCCGAGTCCGGGCCGGAGAAGCGCTACCGCCAGTGGCTGGCCGTCAGCCGGGGCTCGGTGCGGGCCGTCGTCGGCACCCGGGCCGCGATGTTCGCTCCCGTGCGGGACCTCGGCCTGGTCGCGATCTGGGACGACGGGGACTCCAGCCACAGCGACGTCCACGCCCCCTTCCCGCACGTGCGGGAGGTACTGGAGCTGCGCGCGGTCACCGACGGCTGCGGCTTCCTGGCCGGGAGCACCAGCTGCACGGTGGAGGCCGCGCAGCTCGTCGAGTCCGGCTGGGCCCGGCCGCTGGTGGCCGACCGCGAGACGGTACGGACGTACGCGCCCCGGATCCGGACCGTCGGCGACGAACTGCTGGCCCGGGACGGTGCGGCCCGGGCCGCACGGCTGCCGAGCGTGGCCTGGGAGACCGTACGGGAGGGGCTGAGGACCGGGCCCGTCCTGGTCCAGGTGCCCCGGCGCGGGTACGTGCCGCGGCTGGCGTGCGAGCGGTGCCGTACGCCGGCCCGCTGCACGGTCTGTGCGGGGCCGCTGGAGGCCCCCGACGAGCGGGACCTGCACTGCGGGTGGTGCGGGCGGCAGGAGAGCTCCTGGCACTGCCAGGAGTGCGGGTCGTTCCGGCTGCGGGCCCAGGTGGTCGGCGCCCGGCGTACGGCCGAGGAACTGGGGCGGGCCTTCCCGGCCGTGCCCGTACGGACCTCCGGGCGCGACCACGTCCTGGACGAGGTCCCGGACCGGCCCGCGCTGGTGGTGTCCACGCCCGGCGCCGAGCCGGTGGCGGCGGGCGCCGGGTACGCGGCGGCGCTGCTGCTGGACGGCTGGGCGATGCTGTCCCGGCCCGACCTGAGGGCCGGCGAGGACGCGCTGCGGCGCTGGATCGCGGCGGCCTCGCTGGTACGGGGGGAGGGCCAGGTCGTGGTGGTCGCGGAGCCGACGCTGCGGCCGGTGCAGGCCCTGGTGCGGTGGGACCCCGTCGGGCATGCGGTGCGGGAGCTCGCGGAGCGGGCACAGCTGGGGTTTCCGCCGGTCTCGCGGATGGCGGCGGTCGCCGGGCGGGGAGAGGTGGTCGAGGCCTTCCTTGCGGGGGCCGGGCTGCCGGCGGACGCGGAGATCCTGGGGCCGGTGCCGATGCCTGGGCGGCGGGGGGAGCCTTCGCCGGGGGAGCGGGCGCTGGTCCGGGTCCCGCCGGGCAGCGGCGCGGCCCTGGCGGCCGCGCTGAAGGCCGCCCAGACGGCCCGGCTGACCCGTGGCGTCCCCGCGTCGGAAGCGGTCCGCATCCGCATCGACCCCCTGGACATCGGCTAG
- the metK gene encoding methionine adenosyltransferase, with protein sequence MSRRLFTSESVTEGHPDKIADQISDTILDALLTEDPTSRVAVETLITTGLVHIAGEVTTKAYAPIAQLVRDKILEIGYDSSKKGFDGASCGVSVSIGAQSPDIAQGVDTAYEKRVEGDEDELDKQGAGDQGLMFGYACDETPELMPLPIHIAHRLSKRLSEVRKNGTIPYLRPDGKTQVTIEYDGDKAVRLDTVVVSSQHAADIDLDSLLAPDIREFVVEHVLNQLVEDGIKLETEGYRLLVNPTGRFEIGGPMGDAGLTGRKIIIDTYGGMARHGGGAFSGKDPSKVDRSAAYAMRWVAKNVVAAGLASRCEVQVAYAIGKAEPVGLFVETFGTHKVDVQKIEDAIGQVFDLRPAAIIRDLDLLRPIYAQTAAYGHFGRELPDFTWERTDRVAALRTAAGL encoded by the coding sequence GTGTCCCGTCGCCTGTTCACCTCGGAGTCTGTGACCGAGGGTCACCCTGACAAGATCGCTGACCAGATCAGCGACACCATTCTCGACGCGCTCCTCACCGAGGACCCCACCTCGCGCGTCGCCGTGGAGACCCTCATCACCACCGGTCTCGTCCACATCGCCGGAGAGGTGACGACGAAGGCCTACGCGCCGATCGCGCAGCTCGTGCGCGACAAGATCCTCGAGATCGGCTACGACTCCTCCAAGAAGGGCTTCGACGGCGCTTCCTGTGGCGTGTCGGTGTCGATCGGCGCGCAGTCCCCGGACATCGCTCAGGGTGTCGACACCGCCTACGAGAAGCGTGTCGAGGGCGATGAGGACGAGCTCGACAAGCAGGGCGCCGGCGACCAGGGCCTGATGTTCGGCTACGCCTGCGACGAGACCCCCGAGCTGATGCCGCTGCCGATCCACATCGCGCACCGGCTGTCCAAGCGCCTTTCCGAGGTCCGCAAGAACGGGACCATCCCGTACCTGCGTCCCGACGGCAAGACCCAGGTCACCATCGAGTACGACGGCGACAAGGCCGTCCGTCTCGACACGGTCGTCGTGTCCTCGCAGCACGCGGCGGACATCGACCTGGACTCGCTGCTCGCCCCGGACATCCGCGAGTTCGTCGTGGAGCACGTGCTGAACCAGCTGGTCGAGGACGGCATCAAGCTGGAGACCGAGGGCTACCGCCTGCTGGTCAACCCGACCGGCCGTTTCGAGATCGGCGGCCCGATGGGCGACGCCGGCCTGACCGGCCGCAAGATCATCATCGACACCTACGGCGGCATGGCCCGCCACGGTGGCGGCGCCTTCTCGGGCAAGGACCCGTCCAAGGTCGACCGCTCCGCCGCCTACGCGATGCGCTGGGTCGCGAAGAACGTCGTGGCCGCCGGACTGGCCTCGCGCTGCGAGGTCCAGGTCGCGTACGCCATCGGCAAGGCCGAGCCCGTCGGACTCTTCGTCGAGACCTTCGGCACCCACAAGGTCGACGTCCAGAAGATCGAGGACGCCATCGGCCAGGTCTTCGACCTGCGCCCGGCCGCGATCATCCGCGACCTCGACCTGCTGCGCCCCATCTACGCGCAGACCGCCGCCTACGGCCACTTCGGCCGCGAACTCCCCGACTTCACCTGGGAGCGCACCGACCGCGTGGCCGCCCTGCGCACGGCCGCGGGTCTGTAA
- the coaBC gene encoding bifunctional phosphopantothenoylcysteine decarboxylase/phosphopantothenate--cysteine ligase CoaBC, with protein MGKPKVVLGVSGGIAAYKACELLRRLTESGHEVRVVPTAASLNFVGEATWAALSGNPASTEVWESVHEVPHVRIGQSADLVVVAPATADMLAKAAHGLADDLLTNTLLTARCPVVFAPAMHTEMWEHPATQENVATLRRRGAVVIEPAVGRLTGKDTGKGRLPDPGEIFEVCRSVLARGAAGPDLAGRHVVISAGGTREPLDPVRFLGNRSSGKQGYALARTAVARGARVTLVSANAALADPAGADLVRVGTALQLREAVLKAAADADAVVMAAAVADFRPAEYAGGKIKKKDGQEPAPVALVRNPDVLAEISADRAREGQIVVGFAAETDDVLANGRSKLLRKGCDLLVVNEVGETKTFGSEENEAVVLGSDGSELAVPYGPKEALAEVIWDRVALLMEARRA; from the coding sequence GTGGGTAAGCCGAAGGTCGTGCTCGGAGTCAGCGGTGGGATCGCCGCCTACAAGGCGTGCGAGCTGCTGCGCCGACTGACCGAGTCCGGGCACGAGGTACGGGTGGTGCCGACGGCGGCCTCGCTGAACTTCGTCGGAGAGGCCACCTGGGCCGCCCTCTCCGGGAACCCGGCCTCCACCGAGGTCTGGGAGAGCGTCCACGAGGTGCCGCACGTGCGCATCGGCCAGTCCGCCGACCTCGTGGTCGTCGCCCCGGCCACCGCCGACATGCTGGCCAAGGCCGCCCACGGGCTCGCCGACGACCTGCTCACCAACACGCTCCTCACCGCACGCTGTCCGGTGGTGTTCGCACCCGCGATGCACACCGAGATGTGGGAACACCCGGCCACCCAGGAGAACGTCGCCACGCTGCGCCGGCGCGGAGCCGTTGTCATCGAGCCGGCCGTCGGGCGGCTCACCGGCAAGGACACCGGCAAGGGGCGGCTGCCGGACCCCGGGGAGATCTTCGAGGTCTGCAGGAGCGTGCTGGCCCGGGGCGCGGCCGGGCCCGACCTCGCCGGTCGGCACGTGGTGATCAGCGCGGGCGGTACGCGCGAACCCCTGGACCCGGTCCGCTTCCTCGGCAACCGTTCCTCCGGCAAGCAGGGCTACGCCCTCGCCCGCACCGCCGTCGCGCGCGGGGCCCGGGTCACCCTGGTCTCCGCCAACGCCGCGCTCGCCGACCCGGCCGGGGCGGACCTCGTACGGGTCGGAACGGCCCTGCAGCTGCGGGAGGCGGTCCTCAAGGCCGCCGCGGACGCCGACGCGGTGGTGATGGCCGCGGCCGTGGCGGACTTCCGGCCCGCCGAGTACGCGGGCGGGAAGATCAAGAAGAAGGACGGTCAGGAACCGGCGCCGGTCGCCCTGGTACGTAATCCGGACGTTCTCGCGGAGATTTCCGCCGACCGCGCCCGGGAGGGCCAGATCGTGGTGGGCTTCGCCGCGGAGACCGACGACGTGCTCGCGAATGGGCGGAGCAAGCTCCTCCGCAAGGGGTGCGACCTGCTCGTCGTGAACGAGGTCGGTGAGACCAAGACCTTTGGTTCCGAGGAGAACGAGGCGGTTGTCCTGGGCTCCGACGGGAGCGAGCTGGCGGTCCCCTATGGTCCGAAGGAAGCGCTCGCAGAGGTTATTTGGGACCGGGTCGCTCTCCTGATGGAGGCGCGACGCGCCTGA